In Halovivax gelatinilyticus, the following are encoded in one genomic region:
- a CDS encoding ribbon-helix-helix domain-containing protein: MPKISVEIPGELLEDLDEHVGDDGKFVNRSDAIRASIRKTLDVLDEIDQRHGRLEDEE; encoded by the coding sequence ATGCCCAAGATCAGCGTCGAAATTCCGGGCGAGTTGCTCGAGGACCTCGACGAACACGTCGGCGACGACGGCAAGTTCGTCAACCGAAGCGACGCCATCAGGGCGTCGATCAGAAAGACCCTCGACGTGTTAGACGAGATCGACCAGCGTCACGGGCGCCTGGAAGACGAAGAGTGA
- a CDS encoding phosphotransferase family protein, with translation MTDQPSRPVETALAAAFPNREVASITDPGPSWNEANETVRVAFADGDTAYLKVAADGDGTRIARERAVCAYLSSRGDVTVPRIVAADPTASVPYLATEPMAGEALLSRWAEADATGRETLVRAVGESLAHLHDRRFDEHGIVVGGSVDRDEGDPSLAVRTDDWSTVLAETVEEVRTLGAADRFARAFDAVLEAIDDRRDTLDDAPAALLHGDPARPNCVVTGDGGTPIGFLDWERAHVGDPARDLHRLREQQLATLDAPAPAEFVEALYAGYRDVAGSLPDGFEERAPIYGATWTLGYATVLDRLADFRDEPREAVATLIDAEVDRYLASLS, from the coding sequence GTGACCGACCAACCGTCACGGCCCGTCGAGACGGCGCTCGCGGCGGCGTTCCCGAATCGTGAGGTCGCCTCGATCACCGACCCGGGGCCGTCCTGGAACGAGGCGAACGAGACCGTTCGCGTGGCGTTCGCCGACGGCGATACCGCCTACCTGAAGGTCGCAGCCGACGGCGACGGAACCAGGATCGCGCGCGAACGGGCAGTCTGTGCGTACCTCTCCTCGCGCGGTGACGTCACCGTTCCGCGGATCGTCGCGGCGGATCCGACCGCTTCAGTTCCGTACCTGGCGACCGAACCGATGGCCGGCGAGGCGCTGTTGTCTCGCTGGGCCGAGGCCGACGCGACCGGGCGCGAGACGCTCGTCCGCGCCGTCGGCGAGAGCCTCGCCCACCTCCACGACCGCCGGTTCGACGAACACGGCATCGTCGTGGGCGGGTCCGTCGACCGTGACGAAGGCGACCCCTCGCTCGCGGTGCGGACTGACGACTGGTCGACCGTGCTGGCGGAGACGGTCGAGGAGGTGCGAACGCTCGGGGCGGCCGATCGCTTCGCACGCGCCTTCGACGCGGTGTTAGAGGCGATCGACGACCGTCGCGACACGCTGGACGACGCGCCGGCCGCGCTTCTCCACGGGGATCCGGCTCGGCCCAACTGCGTCGTCACCGGAGACGGTGGGACGCCGATCGGCTTTCTCGACTGGGAACGGGCCCACGTCGGCGACCCGGCCCGCGATCTCCACCGACTCAGAGAACAGCAACTGGCGACGCTCGACGCGCCGGCGCCGGCCGAGTTCGTCGAGGCCCTCTACGCGGGCTATCGCGACGTGGCCGGATCGCTCCCGGACGGGTTCGAAGAGCGGGCGCCGATCTACGGGGCGACGTGGACGCTCGGCTACGCGACCGTGCTCGATCGACTGGCCGACTTTCGCGACGAGCCGCGCGAGGCGGTCGCGACGCTGATCGACGCTGAGGTCGATCGATACCTCGCTTCACTCTCCTGA
- a CDS encoding 23S rRNA (uridine(2552)-2'-O)-methyltransferase: MTRKDHYYNKAKQQDYRARSAYKLQQLDELEGLIERGDTVVDLGAAPGSWIQVAAERVGPDGTVVGVDFQRIDDFDPEIDDRIETLRGDVTEEKTLDRIRKATDGSVDVVLSDMAPNVSGEYSLDQARSLHLARTAADVALELLDAGGNFAAKVFEGPDVDAFRDDLDDEFRYVRATVPDATRKESSELYVLGIDRLTAPVRVGDELDVEIVDAGSEGDGIAAVDGFRLFVPDAEPGESVRIRVEDVKPTFGFAERLDE, from the coding sequence ATGACGCGCAAAGACCACTACTACAACAAGGCCAAGCAACAGGACTACCGGGCTCGGTCGGCCTACAAACTCCAGCAGTTAGACGAACTGGAGGGGCTGATCGAGCGGGGCGACACCGTCGTCGACCTCGGCGCCGCCCCGGGAAGCTGGATTCAGGTCGCCGCAGAGCGCGTCGGTCCGGACGGGACCGTCGTCGGCGTCGATTTCCAGCGGATCGACGACTTCGATCCCGAAATCGACGACCGCATCGAGACGCTGCGCGGCGACGTCACCGAGGAGAAGACCCTGGATCGGATCAGGAAGGCGACGGACGGCTCGGTCGACGTCGTCCTCTCTGACATGGCGCCGAACGTCAGCGGCGAGTACTCGCTCGATCAGGCGCGCTCGCTCCACCTCGCCCGGACGGCCGCGGACGTGGCCCTCGAACTCTTAGACGCCGGCGGAAACTTCGCCGCCAAGGTCTTCGAAGGCCCCGACGTCGACGCCTTTCGAGACGACCTGGACGACGAGTTCCGGTACGTCCGCGCGACGGTCCCCGACGCGACGCGCAAAGAATCCTCGGAGCTGTACGTCCTGGGAATCGACCGCCTGACCGCCCCCGTGCGCGTCGGCGACGAACTCGACGTCGAGATCGTCGACGCGGGAAGCGAGGGCGATGGCATCGCCGCAGTCGACGGATTTCGGCTGTTCGTCCCCGACGCCGAGCCCGGCGAGAGCGTCCGCATCCGTGTCGAGGACGTCAAACCTACATTCGGGTTCGCAGAACGACTCGACGAGTGA
- a CDS encoding ComEC/Rec2 family competence protein, whose protein sequence is MDRWHLGCLAIVLALAVALAGGVSVGSPTDPIELAPGPQSAPDDEHLPPWVEADDRPPASLSTIDSDRDGEFQVHFINVGQADATLLVTPSNETILIDTGHSRDDGAYVLEYLEAHGIDRIDALVATHPHWDHIGGHPAVIEAYETERDGIGVALDPGVAHTTSTYGSYLDAIEDHDVPLRVVREGDPIDWDSALDVSVLNPPEDERAEVLNDESLVFHVEYGETSVLLPGDAEGEAEYRMAREHGDDLDADLYKAGHHGSDTSSTAPLLERVDPEIAVVSSAYRSPFGHPDDDVLTRLARQDVTTYWTAVHGSVVAVSDGEAWTLRTQADRTTDPRLVRAEPAVAAHPAAGVRHASPDGPPVLAAGPPDDRE, encoded by the coding sequence ATGGACCGGTGGCACCTCGGTTGCCTCGCGATCGTGCTCGCCCTCGCGGTAGCGCTCGCCGGAGGCGTCTCGGTCGGTTCGCCGACGGATCCGATCGAACTGGCACCGGGACCACAGAGCGCACCCGACGACGAACACCTTCCCCCGTGGGTGGAAGCCGACGACCGCCCGCCGGCGTCCCTGTCTACGATAGATTCCGACCGCGACGGCGAGTTTCAGGTGCACTTCATCAACGTCGGTCAGGCGGACGCGACGCTGCTGGTGACGCCCTCGAACGAGACGATCCTGATCGACACCGGACACTCGCGCGACGACGGCGCGTACGTTCTCGAGTACCTCGAGGCCCACGGAATCGACCGGATCGACGCCCTCGTCGCCACCCACCCACACTGGGACCACATCGGCGGTCACCCGGCAGTGATCGAGGCGTACGAAACCGAGCGCGACGGCATCGGGGTGGCGCTCGATCCCGGCGTCGCCCACACGACGTCGACGTACGGATCCTACCTGGACGCCATCGAGGACCACGACGTCCCCCTCCGAGTCGTTCGCGAGGGCGATCCGATCGACTGGGATTCGGCGCTCGACGTCTCGGTGCTCAACCCGCCCGAAGACGAGCGAGCCGAGGTGCTGAACGACGAGAGCCTCGTCTTCCACGTCGAGTACGGCGAGACGAGCGTGTTGCTCCCCGGCGACGCCGAGGGCGAAGCGGAGTACCGCATGGCCAGGGAACACGGCGACGACCTGGATGCGGACCTCTACAAGGCGGGTCACCACGGATCGGACACGTCCTCGACCGCCCCCTTGCTCGAACGCGTCGACCCCGAGATCGCGGTCGTCTCCTCGGCCTACCGCAGTCCGTTCGGCCACCCCGACGACGACGTGCTGACGCGGTTGGCCCGACAGGACGTGACCACCTACTGGACGGCCGTTCACGGCTCCGTCGTCGCCGTCTCCGACGGCGAAGCGTGGACCCTCCGGACCCAGGCCGATCGAACCACCGATCCGCGCCTCGTTCGCGCCGAACCGGCGGTCGCCGCCCATCCCGCAGCCGGCGTCCGACACGCCTCACCGGACGGACCGCCCGTGCTCGCGGCCGGGCCGCCGGACGACCGCGAGTGA
- a CDS encoding helix-turn-helix domain-containing protein, with protein sequence MDHLDDVSADDLRVALDEATGKKPAMRLIAAIAYKSGISQTELASWYGVERKTIYNWLTRLDDAPLANAATDERRPGRPRKLAEDERAAFEDAVRRPPTAAGYDARTWTPELVKTYLEDRYDVEYSIPSCRRLMRDAGLRFRRPSRAVSGETDGIGASDEGRWLPE encoded by the coding sequence ATGGATCACCTGGACGACGTTTCCGCCGACGATCTCCGGGTCGCCCTCGATGAGGCGACGGGGAAGAAACCGGCGATGCGCCTGATCGCCGCCATCGCCTACAAGAGCGGAATCTCGCAGACGGAGCTGGCGTCGTGGTACGGCGTCGAACGGAAGACGATCTACAACTGGCTGACGCGTCTGGACGACGCGCCGCTCGCGAACGCCGCGACCGACGAACGACGGCCGGGCCGACCGCGAAAGCTCGCCGAGGACGAGCGAGCGGCGTTCGAGGACGCCGTTCGGCGGCCGCCGACCGCGGCGGGCTACGACGCTCGGACCTGGACGCCAGAACTCGTCAAAACCTACCTCGAAGACCGGTACGACGTCGAGTACTCGATTCCGAGCTGCCGGCGCCTGATGCGCGACGCCGGGCTTCGGTTCCGACGGCCGTCGCGAGCGGTTTCCGGCGAGACGGACGGCATCGGGGCGTCCGACGAGGGGCGCTGGCTCCCGGAGTGA
- a CDS encoding IclR family transcriptional regulator yields MAQTSTAPLKTVENAFAVVDALRRLEGAGVTELADELGMSKSTVHDHLTTLRAHHYVVKTGDGYDLGLGFFEIGEYARTQRKIYEIARPEVTNLADETGEVANLMVEEHGRGVYLFRAHGENAVTLDTHTGKRRYLHNTALGKSILAHLPDERVHEILDRHGLPRETKHTITDRDRLFDELAAIRERGIAYCGQERVEGLQCVAAPILSTDDRVLGAISVAGPTTRITGERFKTEIPELVTQAANVIEINVTYA; encoded by the coding sequence ATGGCACAGACGTCCACCGCACCGCTGAAAACGGTCGAGAACGCGTTCGCCGTCGTCGATGCGTTGCGGCGACTGGAGGGCGCGGGAGTGACCGAACTGGCCGACGAGCTCGGGATGTCGAAGAGTACGGTTCACGACCACCTCACGACGCTTCGCGCCCACCACTACGTGGTCAAAACCGGCGACGGGTACGATCTCGGCCTCGGCTTCTTCGAGATCGGCGAGTACGCACGAACCCAGCGAAAGATCTACGAAATCGCCCGCCCGGAGGTCACGAATCTGGCCGACGAAACCGGCGAGGTGGCCAACCTGATGGTCGAAGAACACGGTCGGGGCGTCTACCTCTTTCGGGCCCACGGCGAGAACGCGGTCACGCTCGATACGCACACTGGCAAGCGTCGGTACCTCCACAACACGGCGCTCGGCAAGTCGATTCTGGCGCACCTCCCCGACGAGCGGGTCCACGAGATCCTCGACAGACACGGCCTCCCGCGCGAGACGAAACACACCATTACCGATCGGGACCGCCTCTTCGACGAACTCGCCGCCATCCGCGAGCGAGGAATCGCCTACTGCGGCCAGGAGCGCGTCGAGGGGCTGCAGTGCGTGGCCGCACCGATCCTCAGTACGGACGACCGCGTCCTGGGCGCGATCAGCGTCGCCGGCCCGACGACCCGCATCACGGGCGAGCGCTTCAAGACGGAGATCCCCGAACTCGTCACCCAGGCGGCGAACGTGATCGAGATCAACGTGACCTACGCCTGA
- a CDS encoding NAD(P)/FAD-dependent oxidoreductase, which translates to MHAVVVGGGIIGLASAYYLRQRDVEVTVVEKSSIGGGSTDRANGGIRAHFSSPVSSQLSQTSIEVWESFDEEFDTDLAYRRPGYLFLARTAETAERFRENVRTQETLGVESEFVTPERASELCPALDADAFVGGAYSPNDGFADPHLGLQGFSVAASEAGATIRTGVEVTGIELADGHVSGVATTEGPIDADFVVNAAGPWAARIAGFVDLDLPVSPRRRKLVIVDPEEPVPEDVPFTIDADASVHFRPERNGNVVAGGHFADADPEMDPDDFAERVSLEWSARVVEQAAQCAGYFGPKSEIRRAWAGLYAVTPDHHPIIEETVPGFVNAVGFSGHGFMQAPATGQLVAELVADGAASSIDISMLSADRFEGGSPLSEGTVID; encoded by the coding sequence ATGCACGCTGTGGTTGTCGGCGGAGGCATCATCGGCCTGGCGAGCGCGTACTACCTGCGCCAGCGGGACGTGGAGGTGACGGTCGTCGAGAAGTCTTCGATCGGCGGGGGCAGCACTGACCGGGCGAACGGCGGGATCAGAGCGCACTTTTCCTCGCCGGTGAGTTCACAGCTCTCACAGACGAGCATCGAGGTCTGGGAGTCGTTCGACGAGGAGTTCGACACGGATCTGGCGTATCGACGACCCGGCTACCTCTTTCTCGCCCGCACGGCGGAGACGGCCGAGCGCTTTCGCGAGAACGTCCGCACGCAGGAGACACTCGGCGTCGAGAGCGAGTTCGTCACGCCAGAGCGCGCGAGCGAGCTCTGTCCGGCGCTCGACGCCGACGCGTTCGTCGGCGGCGCGTACTCGCCGAACGACGGGTTCGCCGATCCGCACCTCGGTCTGCAGGGCTTTTCCGTCGCCGCATCCGAGGCCGGCGCGACGATCCGAACCGGCGTCGAGGTGACCGGTATCGAGCTGGCCGACGGCCACGTCTCGGGCGTCGCGACGACCGAGGGGCCGATCGACGCCGACTTCGTCGTCAACGCCGCCGGGCCGTGGGCGGCTCGCATCGCAGGCTTCGTCGACCTCGACCTTCCCGTCTCGCCGCGTCGCCGAAAGCTCGTCATCGTCGACCCCGAGGAGCCGGTTCCCGAGGACGTCCCGTTCACGATCGACGCCGACGCGAGCGTCCACTTCCGGCCGGAACGAAACGGGAACGTCGTCGCTGGCGGCCACTTCGCCGACGCCGATCCGGAGATGGATCCGGACGACTTCGCCGAACGCGTCTCGCTCGAGTGGTCAGCGCGGGTCGTCGAGCAGGCCGCCCAGTGCGCCGGCTACTTCGGCCCGAAATCGGAGATCAGGCGAGCGTGGGCGGGCCTGTACGCGGTCACGCCCGACCACCACCCGATCATCGAGGAGACCGTTCCCGGCTTCGTCAACGCCGTCGGTTTCTCCGGCCACGGATTCATGCAGGCGCCCGCGACGGGTCAGCTGGTCGCCGAACTCGTCGCCGACGGTGCGGCCTCGTCGATCGACATCTCGATGCTGAGCGCAGACCGGTTCGAGGGCGGGAGTCCACTCTCCGAGGGGACGGTCATCGATTGA
- a CDS encoding pyridoxal phosphate-dependent aminotransferase → MDLHSPAPRMDTVPFSGIREIFEECDRLEADGVDVVHLEIGRPDFDTPEPIKRAATEALEAGHVHYTSNYGIVPLRETIAEKFATENDVSYDPNGEIVVTAGATEAIFVSILALVDDGDEVLLPDPAWTYAAHVELAGGTPVAYDLDPDDEFQPDVDALADAVTDRTKLLIVNSPQNPTGSVLRRERAEAIRDVAVEHDLLVLSDEIYEHITYDGAVHHSLAAMDDMHERTITVNGASKAYSMTGWRLGYLGAPTELIDPIVRARQYTTTCAPSLSQWAAVRAVGSDLHEPMVEAFADRRDRVSARIDAIPGMTCPEPAGAFYAFPTIPDGFDDEVDFARSLLAEAGVATVPGTVFGEVGEGRIRIAYSNSLDRIDEAFDRLEDWL, encoded by the coding sequence ATGGATTTACACAGCCCGGCCCCGCGGATGGACACCGTCCCGTTTTCCGGAATTCGCGAGATCTTCGAAGAGTGCGACCGACTCGAAGCCGACGGCGTGGACGTCGTCCACCTGGAAATCGGCCGACCGGATTTCGACACGCCGGAGCCGATCAAGCGCGCGGCGACGGAGGCGCTCGAGGCGGGCCACGTCCACTACACGTCGAACTACGGCATTGTACCCCTGCGAGAGACGATCGCCGAGAAGTTCGCGACCGAAAACGACGTCTCCTACGATCCGAACGGCGAGATCGTCGTGACGGCGGGGGCGACCGAGGCGATCTTCGTCTCGATCCTCGCGCTCGTCGACGACGGAGACGAGGTACTGCTGCCCGACCCGGCCTGGACGTACGCGGCGCACGTCGAACTCGCCGGCGGGACGCCGGTCGCCTACGACCTCGATCCCGACGACGAATTCCAGCCGGACGTCGACGCGCTCGCCGACGCGGTGACCGATCGGACGAAACTCCTGATCGTCAACAGTCCGCAGAACCCGACGGGATCGGTCTTACGCCGCGAGCGGGCCGAGGCGATCCGCGACGTCGCCGTCGAGCACGATCTGCTCGTGCTCTCCGACGAGATCTACGAGCACATCACCTACGACGGGGCCGTCCACCACAGCCTGGCCGCCATGGACGACATGCACGAGCGGACGATTACGGTCAACGGCGCCTCGAAAGCCTACTCGATGACCGGCTGGCGGCTCGGCTACCTGGGCGCGCCGACCGAACTGATCGACCCGATCGTTCGGGCCCGCCAGTACACGACGACGTGTGCCCCCTCGCTCTCGCAGTGGGCGGCCGTTCGAGCCGTCGGGAGCGATCTCCACGAGCCGATGGTCGAGGCCTTCGCCGACCGGCGCGATCGGGTCTCGGCGCGGATCGACGCGATCCCCGGTATGACGTGTCCTGAACCCGCCGGCGCGTTCTACGCGTTCCCGACGATCCCCGACGGCTTCGACGACGAGGTCGACTTCGCCCGGTCGCTCCTGGCCGAAGCCGGCGTCGCCACCGTTCCCGGAACGGTCTTCGGCGAGGTCGGCGAGGGGCGGATCCGGATCGCCTACTCGAACTCGCTGGATCGGATCGACGAGGCGTTCGACCGACTCGAAGACTGGCTGTAA
- a CDS encoding aldehyde dehydrogenase family protein has translation MQSREYDNELTYLTHDQADSVAAFHRAYEDAVESVRADLGQSHPLLIDGEDAETDDSFTVYNPGDRTVEIGEFAAGGEADVDAAVSAATAASSSWEATDVDARVEIFQDAAEIMRDRKFELAAALSLENGKNRTEAMADVDEAIDFLDFYAGELERAGGYEFDTGEPTPGQHTTNLLRPYGVFGVISPFNFPMALFVGMASGAMIAGNTVVAKPASTTPLTAHLFVDVLHEAGLPDGVINLVTGGGSDVGQPLVEHEDVHGVAFTGSRNVGTRIQETFMELGKRGPVIAELGGKNPVIVSDTADVDDAVSGVKNGAFSFSGQKCSATSRVYVHEDVIDEFTDKLVAQTEELTIGQATERETFVSPLIDDSALEYYQEITEQAREDGTVLTGGNVVTDGEYADGRFVEPTVVTDIPHEHDLAREEHFLPFVTIHPISDLEEGIEKSNDSEYGLCAGLFSQDDEEIDRWFDEVESGMTYVNRTQSATTGALVQAQPFGGWKFSGTTGKFAGGYWYLQQFMREQSRTRVE, from the coding sequence GTGCAATCTAGAGAGTACGATAACGAACTGACGTATCTCACACACGACCAGGCGGACTCAGTAGCGGCGTTCCACCGGGCCTACGAGGACGCCGTCGAGTCGGTCCGTGCCGACCTCGGACAGTCTCACCCGCTTTTGATCGACGGTGAGGACGCCGAAACCGACGACAGCTTCACCGTCTACAACCCCGGCGACCGGACCGTAGAAATCGGCGAGTTCGCCGCGGGGGGCGAGGCGGACGTCGACGCCGCGGTGAGCGCCGCGACGGCGGCGTCTTCGTCGTGGGAGGCCACCGACGTGGACGCGCGCGTCGAGATCTTCCAGGACGCGGCGGAGATCATGCGCGACCGGAAGTTCGAACTCGCGGCGGCGCTCTCGCTGGAGAACGGCAAGAACCGGACCGAGGCGATGGCCGACGTCGACGAAGCGATCGACTTCCTCGATTTCTACGCGGGTGAGTTAGAGCGGGCGGGCGGCTACGAGTTCGACACCGGCGAACCGACGCCCGGCCAGCACACGACGAACCTCCTGCGTCCCTACGGCGTCTTCGGCGTCATCTCCCCCTTTAACTTCCCGATGGCGCTGTTCGTCGGCATGGCAAGCGGCGCGATGATCGCGGGCAACACGGTCGTCGCGAAGCCCGCGAGCACCACGCCGCTTACGGCCCACCTGTTCGTCGACGTTCTCCACGAGGCCGGCCTTCCCGACGGCGTCATCAACCTCGTCACGGGCGGCGGCAGCGACGTCGGCCAACCGCTCGTCGAACACGAGGACGTACACGGTGTCGCCTTCACCGGCTCGCGGAACGTCGGCACGCGCATTCAGGAAACCTTCATGGAACTGGGTAAGCGCGGACCCGTCATCGCCGAGCTCGGCGGCAAGAACCCGGTCATCGTCAGCGACACGGCGGACGTCGACGACGCCGTTTCGGGCGTCAAAAACGGCGCCTTCTCCTTTAGCGGCCAGAAGTGTTCGGCGACCTCGCGCGTCTACGTCCACGAGGACGTCATCGACGAGTTCACCGACAAACTCGTCGCCCAGACCGAGGAACTCACCATCGGGCAGGCGACCGAGCGCGAGACGTTCGTCTCGCCGCTGATCGACGACAGCGCGCTAGAGTACTACCAGGAGATCACCGAGCAGGCCCGCGAGGACGGCACCGTTCTCACCGGCGGGAACGTCGTCACGGACGGCGAGTACGCCGACGGCCGGTTCGTCGAACCGACGGTGGTCACCGACATCCCTCACGAGCACGACCTCGCTCGCGAGGAACACTTCCTGCCGTTCGTGACGATTCACCCGATTTCCGACCTGGAGGAGGGCATCGAGAAGTCCAACGACAGCGAGTACGGTCTCTGTGCGGGACTGTTCTCACAGGACGACGAGGAGATCGACCGCTGGTTCGACGAGGTCGAATCCGGCATGACCTACGTCAACCGCACCCAGAGCGCGACGACCGGGGCGCTCGTCCAGGCCCAGCCCTTCGGCGGCTGGAAGTTCTCCGGCACTACCGGGAAGTTCGCCGGCGGCTACTGGTACCTCCAGCAGTTCATGCGCGAGCAGAGCCGGACGCGCGTCGAATAA
- a CDS encoding SDR family oxidoreductase, protein MSLQLSGNVALVTASSDGLGKASAEVFASEDANVVVNGRDESKLDETVSELDELGDGRIVGVQGDLTDAADIEALVETTLDEFGTIDHLVTSAGGPPSGPFLEMDDEDFYHAFDLLVMSVVRLVREAAEPLQADGGGTIVTITSRSVKEAIDSLVLSNSVRMSVIGLEKTLSSELAPDVRANAVLPGPHETTRIQDLVEQAVDRGEYDSYEAGLDARGEGIPLERIGEPRELGEVVAFLSSPRSSYLNGVAVPIDGGAGASNL, encoded by the coding sequence ATGAGCTTGCAGCTGTCAGGAAACGTCGCGCTGGTGACCGCCTCGAGCGACGGACTCGGTAAGGCCTCCGCCGAGGTGTTCGCGAGCGAAGACGCGAACGTCGTGGTCAACGGCCGCGACGAGTCGAAACTCGACGAGACCGTCTCGGAACTCGACGAACTCGGCGACGGGCGCATCGTCGGCGTTCAGGGCGACCTGACCGATGCCGCCGACATCGAGGCCCTGGTCGAGACGACCCTGGACGAGTTCGGGACGATCGATCACCTGGTGACGAGCGCGGGCGGCCCGCCGAGCGGGCCGTTCCTCGAGATGGACGACGAGGATTTCTACCACGCGTTCGACCTGCTGGTGATGAGCGTCGTCAGACTGGTCCGCGAGGCCGCGGAGCCGCTTCAGGCCGACGGCGGCGGTACCATCGTGACCATCACCTCCCGGAGCGTCAAGGAGGCGATCGATTCACTCGTCCTCTCGAACAGCGTGCGGATGAGCGTCATCGGGCTCGAGAAGACGCTTTCGAGCGAACTGGCGCCCGACGTGCGCGCGAACGCGGTACTGCCCGGTCCCCACGAGACGACGCGCATCCAGGACCTCGTCGAACAGGCCGTCGACCGCGGCGAGTACGACAGCTACGAGGCGGGCCTCGACGCCCGCGGCGAGGGGATCCCGCTCGAACGTATCGGCGAACCGCGCGAACTCGGCGAGGTCGTCGCCTTCTTGAGTTCCCCTCGGTCGAGCTACCTGAACGGCGTAGCCGTCCCGATCGACGGCGGTGCGGGCGCGTCGAACCTGTAG
- a CDS encoding cupin domain-containing protein, protein MKPVRFDDAETYEPEDGWRRVSLAGSDQFTFEWFEKPPGHSSPMHDHENEQVCVVLEGELTVHTEDDSVTLGPNDSVHLDAWEPHRVENTGDELAVAIDVFAPGRGFDFWTDRE, encoded by the coding sequence ATGAAACCGGTACGCTTCGATGACGCAGAGACGTACGAGCCGGAGGACGGATGGAGACGCGTGTCGCTGGCCGGGAGCGATCAGTTCACCTTCGAGTGGTTCGAGAAGCCGCCGGGCCACTCCTCGCCGATGCACGATCACGAGAACGAGCAGGTCTGTGTCGTCCTCGAGGGCGAACTCACGGTCCACACCGAGGACGATTCCGTGACGCTCGGTCCGAACGATTCGGTCCACCTCGACGCGTGGGAACCCCACCGCGTCGAGAACACCGGCGACGAGCTGGCGGTCGCGATCGACGTCTTCGCACCCGGGCGCGGGTTCGACTTCTGGACCGATCGGGAGTAA